The following proteins come from a genomic window of Acetivibrio cellulolyticus CD2:
- a CDS encoding dockerin type I domain-containing protein has product MLFRKKISVLCLVVVLTTTFVSQAVGVLAENEGVSSPAATGAVRPTATPCAPGKPVWVTGGRLGYVNWPEGYILPLFNTCLRVEDVNFGCGHLGPDQLTIKINRMNVDEVELSVRSDSEDGNLLGTIDVKADNETGEYTIPIKESGTSDIYVVLEGVEYRSSTEVDVDWVKIYDENLIPTAPPPEILKGDLNGDGVVNSIDFAYLRKYLLGMILLPCPLEVADLNNDGVINVFDLALFRKWILCI; this is encoded by the coding sequence ATGTTGTTTAGAAAGAAAATATCTGTTTTATGCCTTGTAGTTGTATTAACCACAACGTTTGTTTCACAGGCGGTAGGGGTTTTAGCCGAAAATGAAGGAGTAAGTAGTCCTGCTGCTACTGGAGCTGTTAGACCAACAGCTACACCGTGTGCACCTGGTAAGCCAGTTTGGGTTACTGGAGGGCGACTTGGGTATGTTAATTGGCCAGAAGGTTATATTCTTCCATTGTTCAATACCTGCCTTAGAGTTGAAGATGTAAATTTTGGATGCGGACATTTAGGACCTGATCAACTTACAATTAAGATTAATAGGATGAATGTTGATGAAGTCGAGCTTTCTGTACGTTCTGATAGTGAAGATGGTAATTTGCTGGGTACTATAGACGTTAAGGCAGATAATGAAACAGGTGAATACACAATTCCTATAAAAGAATCGGGTACAAGTGATATCTATGTAGTATTGGAAGGAGTTGAATATAGAAGTTCTACAGAGGTTGATGTTGATTGGGTAAAGATATACGACGAAAACCTAATTCCTACAGCGCCGCCTCCTGAAATTCTTAAGGGGGACTTGAATGGGGATGGAGTAGTTAATTCGATTGATTTTGCATATTTAAGAAAATATCTTTTAGGAATGATTCTACTGCCATGTCCACTTGAAGTAGCAGACTTAAATAACGATGGTGTAATTAATGTATTTGACCTTGCGTTGTTTAGAAAATGGATTTTGTGCATATAA